One segment of Labrus mixtus chromosome 10, fLabMix1.1, whole genome shotgun sequence DNA contains the following:
- the jakmip1 gene encoding LOW QUALITY PROTEIN: janus kinase and microtubule-interacting protein 1 (The sequence of the model RefSeq protein was modified relative to this genomic sequence to represent the inferred CDS: deleted 2 bases in 1 codon) translates to MSSATPPAAPPFKKGRKPEKSEVMADSVQATNEELRTKVMDVQIELQQERGKICKLRERLQEQRQARELEQHKHVVAVTDLRAKLHEEKLREIAAVREGLARQHEVELARSIKIRDAEVQRLQGLVNALRDGAADKLKNALLGEAREEARRAFDGERLKLQQEIQEQKTARKQADEALAHALQADKAKAADLRTAYQQHQDEVHRIKRDCERDIRRLMDELKSKDRVVGALERELGLQAGYAQKLQLQKEALDEQLGQVREAERYNHGSPKREVVPGLGDQQDLLNNQEVEERDMRRFQLKIAELHSVIRKLEDRNALLADERNELVKRVREAESQMKPIFEKNKRLSKKNDDLLQTLQRMEEKLKTLSRESAEMKEKASSSRPPSQQQPIQPQLKRPSSLTDLSHAHEEQEVEFLKLQVAEQQGIIDELVQERDRLVMAKKNRRKPLKLSKRHVVETYFGFDEESIDSETSSMTSYNTDLTDRTPATPEEDLEDTVTREESELRFRQLTREYQALQRAYALLQEQTGGSMDAEREARTREQLQVDLCSCQAKIMDLEKALAERGQDSKWVEEKQYLLRTNQDLHEKMCALQRTETRLQAEVQDARDQNELLEFRVLELEERERRSPALNLHMSAFPENSSSALQLYCHQEGVKDVIIPELMKKLDILGDNGNLRNEEQVAVIQAGTVISLCEKWLKQIDSTEAALTQKMIDVENDKELFSKQKGFLEEELDYRKQALDQAYMRIEELEATLYSALQQEQPACREVAESLTDRQREELRLAVEKLRRQILRQSRQFDSQILQERMELLQQAQQRIRELEDRIDLQRRQIKDIEEKHLFFGLNDSDSGPTSGVSVLWRQVRTNKNFVFYASVDSTKTLWPF, encoded by the exons ATGTCATCAGCCACACCCCCTGCGGCCCCGCCCTTTAAAAAGGGAAGGAAGCCGGAGAAGTCGGAGGTGATGGCTGACTCTGTGCAGGCCACCAATGAGGAGCTGAGGACCAAAGTCATGGATGTCCAGAttgagctgcagcaggagcGAGGCAAG ATATGCAAGCTCCGTGAGAGGCTGCAGGAACAGCGGCAGGCGCGGGAGCTCGAGCAGCACAAACATGTCGTAGCAGTCACCGACCTGCGCGCCAAACTCCACGAGGAGAAGCTCCGAGAGATAGCCGCTGTCCGCGAAGGCCTGGCGCGGCAGCATGAAGTCGAGCTGGCCCGGTCCATCAAGATCCGGGATGCAGAGGTGCAGAGGCTCCAGGGGCTTGTAAACGCACTGAGAGATGGAGCCGCTGACAAGCTTAAAAATGCTCTTCTCGGAGAGGCTCGGGAGGAGGCCAGGAGAGCGTTTGATGGGGAAAGGCTAAAGCTACAGCAAGAG ATCCAGGAGCAAAAGACAGCCAGGAAGCAGGCAGACGAGGCGCTTGCACATGCTCTGCAGGCGGATAAAGCCAAAGCAGCAGATCTGCGCACAGCCTACCAACAGCACCAGGATGAGGTGCACCGTATCAAACGGGACTGTGAGAGAGACATCCGAAGACTG ATGGATGAGTTGAAGTCGAAGGACCGGGTGGTGGGTGCTCTGGAGAGGGAGCTGGGGCTGCAGGCCGGCTATGCTCAGAAGCTCCAGCTTCAGAAGGAAGCCCTGGATGAGCAGCTCGGGCAGGTACGAGAGGCCGAGAGGTACAACCATGGCAGCCCCAAGAGGGAGGTGGTGCCTGGGCTGGGGGACCAACAGGACCTGCTCAACAACCAG GAGGTAGAGGAGCGTGACATGAGGAGGTTCCAGCTGAAGATAGCGGAGCTCCACTCAGTCATCAGGAAACTTGAGGACAGAAATGCACTGCTTGCTGATGAGAGGAATGAACTA GTGAAGCGGGTGCGAGAGGCAGAGAGCCAAATGAAGCCAATATTTGAGAAGAACAAAAGACTGTCAAAGAAGAATGACGACCTCCTACAAACGCTTCAACGCATGGAGGAGAAACTGAAGACCTTGAGTCGAGAGAGCGCTGAGATG AAGGAAAAAGCCTCCTCCTCTCGCCCCCCCTCACAGCAGCAGCCCATTCAGCCACAGCTAAAGCGTCCCAGCTCCCTGACAGACCTGAGCCACGCCCATgaggaacaggaagtggagTTCCTCAAGCTGCAGGTTGCTGAGCAACAAGGCATCATTGACGAGCTTGTGCAG GAACGTGACCGGTTGGTCAtggccaaaaaaaacagaaggaaacCTCTCAAACTGTCGAAA aggCATGTTGTGGAGACGTATTTTGGATTTGATGAGGAGTCGATCGACTCTGAGACCTCTTCTATGACTTCTTATAATACTGACCTCACTGACCGCACGCCTGCAACCCCAGAGGAGGATTTGGAAGAC actgttaCCCGTGAAGAGTCAGAGCTTCGCTTCCGTCAGTTGACCAGAGAGTACCAGGCTCTCCAGCGGGCCTACGCCCTCCTACAGGAGCAGACAGGGGGCTCTATGGATGCTGAGAGGGAGGCCAGG ACACGTGAGCAGCTGCAGGTGGACCTATGCAGCTGTCAGGCCAAGATCATGGACCTGGAGAAGGCCCTGGCAGAAAGGGGGCAG GATTCAAAGTGGGTCGAGGAGAAGCAGTACTTGCTCAGGACCAACCAAGATCTTCATGAGAAG atgTGTGCGTTGCAGCGGACAGAGACGCGTCTGCAGGCCGAGGTTCAGGATGCCCGGGATCAGAATGAGCTGCTGGAGTTCAGGGTGCTTGAACTGGAA GAGAGGGAGCGTCGATCTCCTGCCCTCAATCTCCACATGTCTGCATTTCCTGAGAATAGCAGCAGCGCCCTTCAGCTCTACTGCCACCAGGAGGGAGTCAAG GATGTCATCATTCCTGAACTCATGAAGAAACTGGATATCCTAGGGGATAATGGG AATCTCAGAAATGAGGAGCAGGTAGCAGTGATCCAGGCAGGGACAGTGATCTCACTGTGTGAGAAG TGGTTGAAGCAAATAGATAGCACAGAGGCTGCCCTGACACAGAAGATGATCGACGTGGAAAATGACAAG GAGCTGTTCAGTAAGCAGAAGGGATTCCTGGAGGAAGAGCTGGACTATAGGAAGCAGGCCTTGGACCAGGCCTACATG AGGATCGAGGAGCTGGAGGCCACCCTGTATAGCgctctgcagcaggagcagccgGCATGCCGGGAAGTGGCCGAGTCgctgacagacaggcagagggaGGAGCTGAGGCTAGCTGTGGAGAAGCTGCGGCGTCAGATTCTCCGGCAGAGCCGGCAGTTTGACAGTCAGATCTTACAGGAGCGCATGGAGCTCCTACAGCAGGCCCAGCAG AGAATAAGAGAGCTGGAGGACAGGATCGACTTGCAAAGGAGACAAATAAAGGATATAGAGGAAAAG caTTTATTCTTTGGCCTTAATGACAGTGACTCTGGACCCACATCAG GTGTTTCGGTGCTGTGGAGACAAGTGAGGACTAacaaaaactttgttttttatgcATCTGTAGACAGC ACGAAAACCCTATGGCCTTTTTGA